Proteins from a single region of Belliella baltica DSM 15883:
- a CDS encoding helix-turn-helix domain-containing protein: MNVELITRDDLEKFKKELFEEIRKHHPHPRRQEHEPRAWLKSFEVRKLLGISAGTLQNLRVNGTLPFKKIGGLMYYKYEDIQKLMEGGDDGE, translated from the coding sequence ATGAATGTAGAGCTTATCACGAGGGATGACCTCGAAAAATTCAAAAAGGAACTGTTCGAGGAAATCAGAAAGCACCATCCTCACCCAAGACGACAGGAACACGAACCGAGGGCATGGCTTAAAAGTTTTGAGGTGCGCAAACTGCTCGGCATATCCGCAGGCACACTTCAAAACCTACGGGTGAACGGCACGCTGCCGTTCAAGAAAATCGGCGGACTCATGTACTACAAATACGAAGATATCCAAAAGCTGATGGAGGGAGGTGACGATGGAGAATAG
- a CDS encoding site-specific integrase has protein sequence MKAQNCTFGVVFYLKKQKTTAQGTTPIYARVTVNGKRTEISIKRSVAVSGWDAKKGLAKGSRQETAELNRFLDRFKAKIIDAYQELVLSGNTVDGTVIRERVTGASKSEPTLGGLMEYHNNEQGSKLAHGTMKNYYTTQSYIKCFLKEKYRRTDMALSELSYTFISDFEHYLRTYKPKDHHRPLNNNGIMKHIERLRKMVNMAVTMDWLAKDPFAKFRKHFDKVERESLTKQELAKLEKKRFRVERLQQVLDMFVFSCYTGLAYIDLAELTPDNIITGIDGNLWIFTSRAKTDTSVRIPLLPKARELMEKYSDDPRAVSNGTVFPVISNQRMNGYLKEIAEICEINKDLTFHIARHTFATTVTLSNGVPIESVSKMLGHTSIRTTQIYAKVVESKLSEDMGRLQERMASGS, from the coding sequence ATGAAAGCACAAAATTGCACATTCGGGGTTGTCTTTTACCTCAAGAAACAGAAAACAACAGCGCAGGGAACGACTCCCATCTATGCAAGGGTAACGGTGAACGGAAAACGCACGGAAATATCCATCAAACGTTCCGTAGCCGTTTCGGGATGGGATGCAAAAAAGGGCTTGGCAAAGGGAAGCCGTCAAGAGACGGCAGAACTTAACCGCTTCCTTGACCGCTTCAAGGCAAAAATCATTGATGCCTACCAAGAATTGGTATTATCGGGAAATACGGTAGATGGTACGGTCATCCGTGAACGTGTAACGGGGGCTTCAAAATCAGAGCCAACGCTCGGCGGTCTGATGGAGTACCATAATAATGAGCAGGGGAGCAAACTTGCACACGGTACGATGAAGAACTATTATACCACGCAAAGCTATATCAAATGCTTTCTGAAAGAAAAGTACCGCCGTACAGATATGGCACTTTCGGAACTAAGCTATACGTTTATCTCCGATTTTGAACATTACCTGCGTACCTATAAACCGAAAGACCACCACCGACCGTTGAACAACAACGGTATCATGAAGCACATCGAGCGTCTCCGCAAGATGGTAAACATGGCGGTCACGATGGATTGGCTTGCAAAAGACCCATTTGCGAAGTTTAGGAAACATTTTGACAAAGTGGAACGTGAAAGCCTAACAAAGCAGGAACTTGCCAAGCTCGAAAAGAAACGGTTTAGGGTTGAGCGTTTGCAACAGGTATTGGATATGTTCGTTTTCAGTTGCTACACGGGGCTTGCCTATATTGACCTTGCCGAACTTACGCCCGATAACATCATTACAGGCATCGATGGTAACCTCTGGATATTTACAAGCAGGGCAAAGACCGACACGAGTGTCCGTATCCCCCTATTGCCAAAGGCAAGGGAACTGATGGAAAAATATAGCGATGACCCAAGAGCGGTCAGTAACGGAACGGTATTCCCTGTCATCTCCAACCAACGGATGAACGGCTACCTAAAGGAAATAGCGGAGATATGCGAAATAAACAAAGACCTTACGTTCCATATCGCACGGCACACGTTTGCCACTACGGTCACATTGAGCAACGGCGTACCCATTGAATCGGTGAGCAAGATGCTCGGACACACGAGCATCCGAACCACACAGATTTATGCCAAAGTAGTGGAAAGCAAGTTGAGCGAGGACATGGGCAGGTTGCAGGAGCGCATGGCATCGGGAAGCTAA
- a CDS encoding relaxase/mobilization nuclease domain-containing protein: MIAKVITGKSFGGCVRYLLEREKSFVLDSAGVRDYSIKAIIADLNTQRKMRPQLGNAVGHTVLSWSNEDGDKLTLEKMAQHAREYMEKMGIKNTQYVTVLHSDKKHPHLHIVYNRVDNEGKTIGNYNHWHKSRKICREITERYGYHLGKGKAKVNRQALRGNDKLRYAIHDSLKSVMAKATTWKQVETMLARQGIGMHYKYRSGTNEVQGISFEKDGVKFKGSAIDRKFSFAGMEKQLSENRAMGITHSITENPTLADQIREVLEQQEQRSEAYETGLGLLGDLLDMPASIEPDPDPIWRRKKKKPEQEQSRGISR, from the coding sequence ATGATAGCTAAGGTAATCACGGGCAAGAGTTTCGGCGGTTGCGTGCGTTACCTGTTGGAACGTGAAAAGTCTTTTGTTCTGGATTCGGCAGGTGTTAGGGATTACAGTATCAAGGCGATTATTGCCGACCTCAACACACAGCGCAAGATGCGCCCACAGCTTGGCAATGCCGTGGGGCATACCGTGCTAAGTTGGAGCAACGAGGACGGGGATAAACTTACCTTAGAGAAAATGGCACAGCACGCACGGGAATACATGGAGAAGATGGGCATCAAGAATACCCAATACGTTACCGTACTTCATTCAGACAAGAAGCACCCGCACTTGCATATCGTGTACAACCGTGTAGATAATGAGGGGAAGACCATTGGCAATTATAACCATTGGCACAAAAGCCGAAAGATATGCAGGGAAATAACGGAGCGATACGGCTACCATCTTGGCAAGGGCAAGGCAAAGGTTAACAGGCAGGCACTTCGGGGCAACGACAAACTTCGTTATGCCATACACGATTCGCTTAAATCCGTGATGGCGAAAGCCACCACATGGAAGCAGGTGGAAACGATGCTTGCAAGGCAGGGCATCGGGATGCATTACAAGTACCGTAGCGGTACAAATGAAGTGCAGGGCATTTCCTTTGAAAAGGACGGCGTGAAGTTCAAAGGCTCGGCAATCGACCGAAAATTCAGCTTTGCAGGGATGGAGAAACAGCTAAGCGAAAACCGGGCAATGGGAATAACGCACTCCATCACGGAGAACCCTACACTTGCCGACCAGATAAGGGAGGTACTCGAACAACAGGAACAGCGGTCGGAGGCATACGAAACGGGATTGGGTCTGCTTGGTGACCTGTTGGACATGCCCGCTTCGATAGAACCCGATCCCGACCCGATATGGCGCAGGAAAAAGAAGAAACCGGAGCAAGAACAATCAAGAGGAATCAGCAGATAA
- a CDS encoding pseudouridine synthase encodes MVLEILFEDDYYIAINKPAGLLVHKTKLAKDEVPVFAMQLLRDQIGQWVYPLHRIDRPTSGVLLFAKSPEAAALLQPEFATTNIKKYYLTVVRGIPAEDHFIIDHPLKKDLDGALQDCKTEFWKLSETEIPFASTPKYPTSRYSLLKAYPHTGRMHQIRRHLAHARHYIIGDSSHGENKQNRFFREQFDSNNMLLHASKLIFIHPVCKAEITISAPIPDYFQKILLDIYLDL; translated from the coding sequence ATGGTTTTAGAGATTCTTTTTGAAGACGATTATTATATCGCTATCAATAAACCTGCGGGACTTTTGGTCCACAAAACCAAGTTGGCAAAGGACGAGGTTCCAGTTTTTGCGATGCAATTGCTGCGTGATCAGATTGGACAGTGGGTCTATCCATTACATAGAATCGATAGACCTACTTCCGGAGTTTTGTTATTTGCAAAATCACCTGAAGCAGCAGCCTTGTTACAACCTGAATTTGCCACCACCAATATTAAAAAGTACTATCTCACAGTAGTTAGAGGTATTCCGGCCGAAGATCATTTTATCATAGATCATCCTTTGAAGAAAGATCTGGATGGTGCATTACAGGATTGTAAAACAGAATTCTGGAAATTGTCAGAAACCGAAATCCCTTTTGCCTCTACTCCCAAATATCCAACTAGTCGGTATTCCCTCTTAAAAGCTTATCCGCACACCGGAAGGATGCATCAAATCAGAAGGCATCTTGCACATGCAAGGCATTATATTATTGGGGATAGTTCTCACGGAGAAAATAAGCAAAATAGATTTTTTAGAGAACAATTTGACTCAAACAATATGCTTCTTCATGCATCTAAATTAATTTTCATTCATCCAGTGTGCAAAGCTGAAATTACAATCTCTGCTCCTATTCCAGATTATTTTCAAAAAATTCTTCTTGATATTTATCTAGATTTATAG
- a CDS encoding sialidase family protein codes for MKNSILFLPFLFLIFSISCQSETSDPFQEEEKEKGLRIIWDQTSLRRISSEGYYPRMRVLKDKSLLLVYENFNGDIKVKRSTDGIQWEDLGVAFRSFLFNHPENGNSVLVRATNPEIIQLENGDILLATNLRPTADGIYPFSIAIKRSLDNGVNWTNDDIVYKGGNRFDNGCWEPAFLALPNGDIQIYFANETPFPNNNDQEISIITSKDNGHTWTEDFLRASYREGHRDGMPVPVHDGENIYVSIEDNISGQFKPYIIKNSLQDNWQFPVNGNSLNRYNALADQLPNSVYAGAPYLIRTQTGLFILSYQTTENRSNNWELSTMEVVISETPSNFLNPTRPFNVPFSKEAKWNSITDLGNDEVAALSTTNFQSNQVEIWMIKGKIERN; via the coding sequence ATGAAAAATTCAATCCTTTTTTTACCATTCTTATTCCTGATATTTTCTATTTCCTGTCAGTCTGAAACAAGTGACCCATTCCAAGAGGAAGAAAAAGAAAAAGGATTAAGAATCATTTGGGACCAAACTTCCCTTAGAAGAATTTCCTCAGAAGGATATTATCCCAGAATGAGGGTTTTGAAGGATAAATCCCTGCTCCTGGTATATGAAAATTTCAATGGGGACATTAAAGTTAAAAGAAGTACTGACGGAATCCAATGGGAAGATTTAGGTGTGGCTTTTCGAAGTTTTTTATTCAATCATCCGGAAAATGGGAATTCCGTCTTGGTCAGGGCCACAAATCCAGAAATAATTCAACTGGAAAATGGTGATATTTTATTGGCAACAAATTTACGCCCTACAGCCGATGGCATTTATCCGTTTTCTATCGCAATCAAAAGGAGCCTTGACAATGGTGTAAATTGGACAAATGATGACATTGTATATAAAGGAGGTAACAGGTTTGACAACGGATGTTGGGAACCTGCATTTTTGGCTTTGCCCAATGGTGATATTCAAATCTATTTTGCAAATGAAACTCCATTTCCCAATAACAATGACCAAGAAATTTCAATTATAACCTCTAAAGACAACGGACACACTTGGACAGAAGATTTCCTTAGGGCCAGCTATCGGGAAGGACATCGGGATGGGATGCCTGTTCCCGTACATGACGGAGAAAATATTTATGTCTCGATTGAAGACAATATAAGTGGTCAATTTAAACCCTATATAATTAAAAATTCTCTCCAAGATAATTGGCAGTTTCCAGTGAATGGTAATTCACTTAATCGGTATAATGCATTAGCTGACCAATTGCCAAACAGTGTGTATGCAGGTGCTCCATATTTGATCAGAACCCAAACAGGATTATTTATCCTTTCGTACCAAACAACAGAAAACAGATCCAATAATTGGGAATTATCCACAATGGAAGTAGTCATCAGTGAAACCCCTTCAAATTTCTTAAATCCAACTAGGCCGTTTAACGTTCCTTTCTCCAAAGAAGCAAAATGGAATTCGATAACCGATTTAGGCAATGACGAAGTTGCAGCTCTTTCTACTACAAATTTTCAATCAAACCAAGTCGAGATCTGGATGATAAAAGGGAAAATTGAGAGAAATTGA
- a CDS encoding M28 family peptidase produces the protein MKKTHLSLIGLLFLGSLSLNAQSSKEAIEANFNERESISHFRYLASDELMGRDPIRPEIDAAARYIAEQFWKYGAKEIDGANGYYQHIPFRLSAPPTKGEVVLGKKTFTQGDDLLVLDGPSINGDYEMIVLGFGMEADYVGKDVKGKIVITNVGAPDRLTPSDLFAAGREKVSLAQSKGAVALIEMYNIPSPWNFAARTLNRTQLTVDNTGGKASIPYIWLSDTKNESINAIGKGEIKSAKVEVAGKINREIVGKNVVAVIEGTDPLLKDQYVMLSAHYDHVGVGRPDANGDSIYNGARDNAVGTVAVMNAARYFAENPPKRSILLCAWTAEEKGLLGSRYFADNPLIPLDKIIYNFNIDNGGYNDTSIITVIGLGRTSADPLIAKATQEFGLEAIADPSPEQGLYDRSDNVNFARKGIPSPTFSLGFRAFDDEINKYYHQPADQVDNFDLDYAVKYWKSYILSALYIANTAEQPVWKAGDKYEEVGKKLYGN, from the coding sequence ATGAAAAAAACCCACTTATCACTAATTGGACTTCTTTTTTTAGGTTCTCTTAGTCTGAACGCTCAAAGCTCTAAAGAAGCCATTGAAGCAAATTTCAACGAAAGAGAATCTATTTCACATTTCAGGTACCTAGCATCTGATGAACTGATGGGACGAGATCCTATTCGCCCTGAAATCGATGCAGCGGCAAGGTATATTGCAGAACAGTTCTGGAAATATGGTGCTAAAGAAATTGATGGCGCCAATGGATATTATCAGCACATCCCTTTCCGACTTTCTGCTCCACCTACCAAAGGTGAAGTTGTCTTAGGCAAGAAAACTTTCACGCAAGGTGACGATCTGCTGGTCCTCGATGGTCCTTCAATCAATGGTGATTATGAAATGATAGTTCTTGGGTTCGGAATGGAAGCCGACTATGTAGGAAAAGATGTAAAAGGCAAAATTGTCATCACCAATGTGGGTGCTCCTGATCGATTGACTCCAAGTGATCTTTTTGCAGCGGGAAGAGAGAAAGTTTCATTGGCTCAATCAAAAGGCGCGGTAGCCCTAATAGAGATGTATAACATACCTTCTCCTTGGAATTTCGCAGCGAGAACACTCAATCGAACCCAATTGACAGTTGACAATACTGGAGGAAAAGCCAGTATACCATACATTTGGTTGAGTGATACCAAAAATGAATCTATCAATGCTATTGGAAAAGGAGAGATCAAATCTGCTAAAGTGGAAGTTGCAGGAAAAATCAATCGTGAAATCGTTGGAAAAAATGTAGTAGCAGTGATTGAAGGAACCGATCCACTTTTGAAAGATCAGTATGTGATGCTATCTGCGCACTATGACCATGTGGGCGTTGGAAGACCAGATGCTAATGGAGATTCGATCTACAATGGTGCAAGAGACAATGCAGTAGGAACTGTTGCTGTTATGAATGCTGCACGCTATTTTGCAGAAAACCCACCAAAGCGCTCCATCCTTTTGTGTGCTTGGACAGCTGAAGAAAAAGGACTTTTAGGAAGTCGCTATTTTGCAGATAATCCACTGATTCCTTTGGACAAAATCATCTATAATTTCAATATTGATAATGGTGGTTACAATGATACTTCTATCATCACTGTGATTGGTTTGGGCAGAACATCTGCTGATCCATTAATTGCGAAAGCTACGCAAGAATTTGGATTGGAGGCAATTGCTGATCCATCACCAGAACAAGGATTGTATGACCGCTCAGACAATGTGAATTTCGCTAGAAAAGGAATTCCATCTCCTACTTTCAGCTTAGGTTTCCGAGCATTTGATGATGAAATCAACAAATATTATCACCAACCCGCCGATCAAGTTGATAATTTTGACTTGGACTATGCGGTGAAATATTGGAAGTCTTATATTCTATCAGCTTTATATATTGCTAACACTGCAGAACAGCCAGTATGGAAAGCTGGGGATAAATATGAGGAAGTTGGAAAAAAACTATATGGAAATTAA
- a CDS encoding plasmid mobilization protein, producing the protein MKKLANEKKTDGKTRKRGRPKKAITRSVSLVVRLTPTERLAIAGKARNAGMRISDWFRQSAKVAVIRPRLSEKETGHLRTLSGMANNLNQLTKLAHKGGLVSIMTNLRGLLNEVERLMERMGRDDS; encoded by the coding sequence ATGAAAAAATTGGCGAATGAAAAGAAAACGGACGGAAAAACACGCAAGCGTGGCCGTCCGAAAAAGGCGATAACCCGAAGCGTTTCGCTCGTTGTCCGCTTGACCCCGACCGAACGTTTGGCGATTGCAGGGAAAGCAAGAAATGCGGGCATGCGGATAAGCGATTGGTTTCGGCAGTCCGCAAAGGTTGCCGTGATACGACCGAGGCTGTCAGAAAAAGAAACAGGACACCTGCGCACATTATCGGGCATGGCGAACAACCTCAACCAGTTGACCAAGCTTGCGCACAAGGGAGGGCTTGTGTCAATCATGACGAATCTGCGCGGGTTACTCAACGAAGTGGAGCGGTTAATGGAAAGGATGGGCAGGGATGATAGCTAA
- a CDS encoding DUF4394 domain-containing protein — MKKNNWMKGLRVFSILTISAAIFSCNEEDPLPTMDVPGQAPEVEFTALVSGNRIAKYDARELNASMEVMSITGLSSGDKIVSIDYRPATGQLYALGASSRLYIINENNGEATALGETSFSPAISGDNASIDFNPTVDRIRLVTATGQNLRLHPELGTVVATDGSINGGMNPMIGAVAYTNSTADASSTQLYDIDFSQDKLYLQNPPNDGGLEEVGDLGIDFMGTGNFDIIADNSIALAVTSHENESKLYTINLSSGRAIWVGTFDMPVIGIAFKTNPVAYAASEDNMLYRFDPTDPEMNSVAFQGLVTGESVVGLDFRPANGQLYAITSTSRIMTVNTANGQLTAVGNPLNPLLLGTSFGFDFNPTVDRIRLVSNLGQNLRLHPDLGTVVAIDGNLNPGSPLVNGAAYTNSVANATTTVLFVLDSETNMLYRQDPPNDGGLVAIGSLGVDFTSDNGFDIGGDSNMAFALLDVAGSTGVYSINLTSGAATKVSDFNINATAMAVGLGF; from the coding sequence ATGAAAAAGAACAATTGGATGAAAGGACTTAGAGTTTTTTCGATTTTGACCATCTCAGCAGCAATTTTCAGCTGCAACGAAGAAGATCCACTTCCTACAATGGATGTGCCTGGACAAGCGCCAGAAGTAGAGTTTACTGCTTTGGTTTCTGGAAATAGAATTGCAAAGTACGATGCAAGAGAACTAAATGCATCGATGGAGGTAATGAGTATTACCGGGCTAAGCTCCGGTGATAAAATTGTAAGTATAGATTATAGACCGGCTACAGGGCAACTTTATGCACTTGGTGCTTCTAGCAGACTTTATATCATCAATGAAAATAATGGTGAAGCAACTGCTCTAGGTGAAACTTCATTTTCTCCAGCAATTAGTGGGGACAATGCTTCTATAGATTTTAATCCTACAGTGGATAGAATCAGATTGGTAACTGCTACAGGACAAAATTTAAGATTACATCCTGAGCTCGGTACAGTTGTAGCAACTGATGGAAGCATCAATGGTGGAATGAATCCAATGATCGGTGCAGTTGCCTATACGAATAGTACAGCTGATGCAAGTTCTACACAATTGTATGACATAGATTTTTCTCAAGACAAATTATACCTACAAAACCCACCAAATGATGGAGGGCTTGAAGAAGTTGGAGATTTGGGAATCGACTTTATGGGAACAGGTAACTTTGACATTATAGCCGACAATAGCATTGCATTGGCGGTGACTAGTCATGAAAATGAATCCAAACTTTACACCATCAACTTATCCTCTGGTAGAGCAATATGGGTAGGAACTTTTGATATGCCGGTAATCGGAATTGCTTTCAAGACTAACCCAGTAGCTTATGCAGCTTCTGAGGACAATATGCTTTACAGATTTGACCCTACTGATCCAGAAATGAATTCAGTTGCATTCCAAGGTTTAGTTACTGGAGAATCAGTTGTTGGGCTTGATTTTAGACCAGCAAATGGACAGCTTTATGCAATTACAAGTACAAGCAGAATTATGACGGTGAATACAGCAAACGGGCAGCTAACCGCAGTTGGTAACCCCCTGAATCCACTTTTATTGGGAACTAGTTTCGGTTTTGACTTTAATCCAACAGTCGATAGAATCAGGTTGGTAAGTAATTTAGGTCAAAATCTCAGGTTACACCCAGATTTGGGAACTGTAGTTGCGATTGATGGGAATTTAAATCCTGGTTCACCACTGGTAAATGGAGCAGCATATACAAACAGTGTCGCAAATGCCACTACTACTGTATTATTTGTTTTGGATAGTGAGACAAATATGCTTTACAGACAGGATCCTCCAAATGATGGTGGTTTGGTCGCAATAGGAAGTTTGGGAGTTGATTTCACATCTGATAATGGATTTGATATCGGTGGAGATTCAAATATGGCTTTCGCTCTGCTAGATGTTGCAGGATCAACAGGAGTGTATTCAATTAACTTGACTTCTGGAGCAGCTACAAAAGTTTCAGATTTCAACATCAATGCGACTGCAATGGCAGTAGGGTTAGGGTTCTAA
- a CDS encoding zeta toxin family protein, producing the protein MRPQFFILAGPNGAGKSTYGHEHVPKDTIIFNGDLVYAELLQKYPDYDPEKLKGGVPARLEKERDEAILQHRDFAFESNYSNDLAIEITDIFKNAGYQINLIYFGLDDVETASLRVDTRVALGGHFIDTDEIIFNYEEGIQRVRENMHRYDRVKFVDTGIRGVAPLIAYYLKENGKHAVLNSNIGWFNSQFDDRLLEIAIQRINDLSSYDENRKSTDQKVNKRWRPKR; encoded by the coding sequence ATGAGACCGCAGTTTTTTATCCTTGCCGGTCCGAACGGGGCGGGCAAGTCAACCTATGGGCACGAACACGTTCCGAAAGACACAATTATCTTCAATGGTGACTTGGTTTATGCAGAATTGTTGCAAAAGTATCCCGACTACGACCCCGAAAAGCTAAAAGGTGGAGTACCTGCCCGCTTGGAAAAGGAAAGGGACGAGGCCATCTTACAGCACAGGGATTTTGCCTTTGAAAGCAACTACTCCAACGACCTTGCCATCGAGATAACCGATATATTCAAAAATGCAGGGTACCAAATCAACCTTATCTATTTCGGGTTGGACGACGTGGAAACAGCTTCGTTACGTGTGGATACCCGTGTTGCGTTGGGAGGACATTTTATAGACACGGACGAGATTATTTTCAATTATGAGGAGGGTATACAACGGGTACGCGAAAATATGCACCGCTATGACCGCGTGAAATTTGTGGACACAGGCATAAGGGGAGTAGCCCCCCTGATAGCCTACTATCTGAAAGAAAATGGAAAGCATGCGGTGTTGAACTCCAATATCGGCTGGTTTAATTCCCAATTTGATGATAGATTGCTTGAAATAGCTATCCAACGGATTAACGACCTCTCTTCTTATGATGAAAACAGAAAGAGCACCGATCAAAAGGTAAATAAACGATGGAGACCCAAGCGTTAA
- a CDS encoding ABC transporter ATP-binding protein encodes MEKEPRKSESIIKLEQFTFAYGRKPIFDNVSLGIENGQIYGIVGDNGAGKTTLFNIISGNIDVDKENQTLPLPKDIAFLQATPYFYPYMTGLEYLKIVGQYSYEKVNVWNSIFQLPLKEYIHNYSTGMQKKLSIMGILLLDKKIIIMDEPFNGLDLKTSEIVNIIIERLKETGSTILLSSHILETILHHADKVILVKDKQLSQSFDKSRFGDLTKIIKGEFVGDVKGKVDKLIL; translated from the coding sequence ATGGAGAAAGAACCGAGAAAATCTGAGAGCATTATTAAATTAGAACAATTCACATTTGCTTATGGGAGGAAACCAATATTTGACAATGTGAGTCTGGGTATCGAAAACGGTCAAATATACGGCATTGTGGGTGACAATGGGGCAGGCAAAACAACCCTATTTAATATTATTAGCGGGAATATTGATGTTGACAAAGAAAATCAAACATTGCCTCTTCCTAAAGATATAGCTTTTCTACAGGCAACCCCTTATTTCTATCCATATATGACAGGTTTAGAATATCTCAAAATTGTGGGTCAATATTCATACGAAAAAGTAAACGTATGGAATTCCATCTTTCAGCTACCTTTAAAGGAATATATTCATAACTATTCTACTGGAATGCAAAAGAAGCTATCGATCATGGGCATTCTATTACTGGATAAGAAAATAATTATTATGGATGAACCGTTTAACGGTTTAGATCTAAAAACGAGTGAAATAGTCAATATTATCATTGAACGGCTAAAAGAAACAGGGAGTACTATATTATTATCTTCGCATATTTTAGAAACAATTCTCCACCATGCAGACAAAGTGATTTTAGTAAAGGACAAGCAGCTTTCACAAAGCTTTGATAAGTCTCGATTTGGAGATTTGACAAAAATAATAAAAGGAGAATTCGTTGGTGACGTAAAGGGAAAAGTAGATAAATTAATTTTATAA
- the mnmA gene encoding tRNA 2-thiouridine(34) synthase MnmA — protein sequence MNQRKRVVVGLSGGVDSSVAAYLLKEQGYEVIGMFMKNWHDESVTISNECPWMEDSTDAMLVAEKLGIPFQALDLSEEYRERIVDYMFAEYKAGRTPNPDILCNREIKFDIFLKAAQKLKADFVATGHYCQKGEINVNGNPVFQLLAGADPNKDQSYFLCQLNQEQLAKALFPIGHLQKSEVRKIAKEQDLITADKKDSQGLCFIGKVRLPDFLQQQLKPKKGDILVVSEELSIFDKKKIPAGMSFEDLDLETLDGICMPEIYDVSQGKKIAEHNGAHYFTVGQRKGLQVGGTGKPLFVIATDTSSNVIYTGLGEDHPGLLRNGLFVKHEDIHWIREDLKLQIGETAKYQARIRYRQPLSSATLLMKENGLYVIFDTPQKGVASGQFVAWYDGEESIGSGTIF from the coding sequence ATGAATCAAAGAAAAAGAGTTGTCGTCGGTCTATCCGGCGGAGTGGACAGTTCCGTTGCCGCATATTTATTAAAAGAGCAAGGTTACGAAGTCATTGGGATGTTTATGAAAAACTGGCATGATGAGTCAGTGACCATTTCCAATGAATGTCCATGGATGGAAGACAGCACAGATGCAATGCTCGTGGCAGAAAAATTAGGCATTCCATTTCAAGCCCTTGATCTAAGCGAAGAATACCGCGAAAGAATTGTGGATTATATGTTTGCTGAATACAAAGCAGGTAGAACTCCCAACCCAGATATTCTTTGTAATAGGGAGATCAAGTTTGATATTTTTCTAAAAGCAGCTCAAAAGCTTAAAGCTGATTTTGTAGCAACAGGTCACTATTGTCAAAAGGGGGAAATTAATGTAAATGGAAATCCTGTATTTCAATTACTAGCGGGAGCAGATCCAAACAAGGATCAAAGCTATTTCCTTTGCCAACTCAATCAAGAACAACTTGCTAAAGCGCTATTTCCGATAGGACATCTACAAAAATCAGAGGTAAGAAAAATTGCCAAAGAACAGGATTTGATTACGGCTGACAAAAAAGATAGTCAAGGTTTGTGCTTTATCGGAAAAGTCAGATTACCCGATTTTCTTCAACAACAACTCAAACCCAAAAAAGGAGATATCCTGGTAGTTTCAGAGGAACTTTCCATTTTTGATAAGAAGAAAATTCCAGCAGGGATGTCTTTTGAGGATTTGGATTTGGAAACTTTGGATGGGATTTGTATGCCCGAAATTTACGATGTAAGTCAGGGAAAGAAAATCGCCGAACACAATGGTGCCCATTACTTTACCGTTGGACAAAGAAAAGGCTTACAAGTTGGTGGGACAGGAAAACCTTTGTTTGTGATCGCAACGGATACGAGTTCGAACGTCATCTATACAGGACTTGGGGAGGATCATCCAGGATTATTGAGAAATGGACTTTTTGTCAAGCATGAAGATATCCATTGGATCAGGGAAGATTTAAAGCTTCAAATTGGTGAAACTGCAAAGTATCAAGCTAGAATCAGATACAGACAACCATTGAGTTCTGCCACTTTATTGATGAAAGAGAATGGGCTATATGTGATTTTTGACACCCCTCAAAAAGGTGTTGCCTCAGGGCAGTTTGTAGCTTGGTATGATGGTGAAGAAAGTATAGGTTCAGGAACCATATTTTGA